A single genomic interval of Natronoarchaeum philippinense harbors:
- a CDS encoding ABC transporter substrate-binding protein yields the protein MPSSSPGPRRRELLGALGASALGSTAGCTNLLSQFAWDSPNDLSLTIATVPASVDTAAIQMARQLEQNLQRAGINATYEPQSEASVLRSALMDNDFDLFIARHPGVDDPDKLRTMLHTRYSEEAGWQNPFGFTAPSVDELLVTQRSQTGQQRHETVTEIQDRLYERQPFSVLAYPDQLTVASTELDLERTPNGLIEAPDYLKLGTANPSFDRLRVGILGATLTRNRNPIAVDYHSRTKVLDLIYEPLVEQVGDDYIPWVAANVEWDATSGPTTARVTLRENLAWHDGERLDADDVAFTYRFLQDTAMGNESAPVPAPLYRSRSSLVNSVSVQSDRVIELEFGDTSRPVARRALTVPLFPRHVWTQRTEVVRTYMTQALVWENKPAIGSGPYRFENASAGNRLVLSKNEDHFLFDGRSLGDRYAPFTAGGSFEELRFDVIEQSLLLIGSVEDDTIDIGASPIWPEHAEGAKQAPNAELLSGGNGEFYMLGFNTRRHPLNNHQFRTAVARLIDREYAVEEMMYGHAEPADSPLVQTEYLPEQFAWDGQPTFGAFPGDAGEVDPESAKELFRDAGFRYDDSGKLVTQN from the coding sequence ATGCCCTCTTCCAGCCCAGGACCCCGTCGCCGGGAACTGCTCGGCGCGCTCGGAGCGTCGGCGCTCGGCTCGACTGCGGGCTGTACGAACCTCCTGTCCCAGTTCGCGTGGGACAGCCCTAACGACCTCTCGCTGACGATTGCGACGGTCCCCGCCAGCGTCGATACCGCGGCCATCCAGATGGCGCGCCAGCTCGAACAGAACCTCCAGCGGGCCGGCATCAACGCAACATACGAGCCACAGAGCGAGGCGTCGGTCCTCCGGAGCGCCCTGATGGACAACGACTTCGACCTGTTTATCGCCCGCCATCCCGGCGTCGACGACCCGGACAAGCTTCGCACCATGCTTCACACCCGCTACAGCGAAGAGGCGGGCTGGCAGAACCCCTTCGGCTTCACGGCGCCGTCGGTCGACGAGTTGCTGGTAACACAGCGATCCCAGACCGGTCAACAGCGACACGAGACGGTAACCGAGATTCAGGATCGGCTGTACGAGCGCCAGCCGTTTAGCGTTCTCGCGTATCCAGATCAGCTAACCGTCGCCAGCACCGAACTCGACCTCGAACGGACGCCGAACGGGCTCATCGAGGCCCCCGACTACCTCAAACTCGGTACCGCTAACCCGAGTTTCGACCGCTTGCGCGTCGGTATCCTCGGCGCCACGCTGACTCGCAACCGCAATCCCATCGCCGTCGACTACCACAGCCGCACCAAGGTGCTCGACCTGATCTACGAACCGCTCGTCGAACAGGTCGGCGACGACTACATTCCGTGGGTCGCCGCGAACGTCGAGTGGGACGCCACAAGCGGCCCGACGACTGCGCGCGTCACGCTGCGAGAGAACCTCGCGTGGCACGACGGCGAGCGCCTCGATGCCGACGACGTTGCGTTCACCTACCGGTTCCTGCAGGATACGGCCATGGGCAACGAGTCGGCGCCCGTTCCGGCACCGCTGTACCGGAGCAGATCGAGCTTGGTCAACTCGGTGTCGGTCCAGTCGGACAGAGTGATCGAACTGGAGTTCGGCGATACCAGCCGTCCCGTCGCCCGTCGCGCGCTGACCGTCCCGCTGTTCCCGCGGCACGTCTGGACCCAGCGCACCGAGGTGGTCCGGACGTACATGACACAAGCGCTGGTCTGGGAGAACAAGCCGGCGATCGGCAGCGGTCCGTACCGGTTCGAGAACGCGAGCGCCGGCAACCGGCTCGTCCTCTCGAAAAACGAGGACCACTTCCTGTTCGACGGGCGCAGCCTCGGCGACCGGTACGCCCCGTTTACCGCCGGTGGGTCCTTCGAGGAGCTCCGGTTCGATGTCATCGAGCAGTCGCTACTGCTGATCGGCAGCGTCGAGGACGACACCATCGACATCGGCGCATCGCCGATCTGGCCCGAGCACGCCGAGGGTGCAAAACAGGCGCCCAACGCCGAGTTGCTGTCCGGCGGCAACGGTGAGTTCTACATGCTCGGATTCAACACGCGTCGACACCCGCTGAACAACCACCAGTTCCGGACCGCCGTCGCCCGGCTGATCGACCGCGAGTACGCCGTCGAAGAGATGATGTACGGCCACGCAGAGCCGGCTGATTCGCCCCTCGTTCAGACCGAGTATCTCCCCGAGCAGTTCGCTTGGGACGGCCAGCCCACCTTCGGCGCCTTCCCCGGTGATGCGGGCGAGGTCGACCCTGAGAGCGCCAAGGAACTGTTCCGGGACGCCGGGTTCCGCTACGACGACAGCGGCAAACTCGTCACGCAGAACTAG
- a CDS encoding DUF309 domain-containing protein — MDEHTRDPTVEPPVGNPTGWRPGDADDGVATVDGSGAWEHATLRRAVVHGVRLYNAGDFHESHDCFEHEWYNYGSGTTESAFAHGMVQVAAGAYKHFDFENDDGMRSLFRTALQYLRGVPHDYYGVDVLDVRTTLTNALDDPTALEGWKIRLDDDLPEATAEDYDHAERIE; from the coding sequence ATGGACGAGCACACGCGCGATCCGACCGTCGAACCGCCGGTGGGCAACCCCACCGGATGGCGGCCCGGCGACGCGGACGACGGCGTCGCCACCGTCGACGGCTCGGGCGCGTGGGAGCACGCCACCTTGCGGCGGGCCGTGGTCCACGGCGTTCGCCTCTACAACGCCGGCGACTTTCACGAATCGCACGACTGCTTCGAGCACGAGTGGTACAACTACGGGAGCGGAACCACCGAGAGCGCCTTCGCCCACGGGATGGTGCAGGTCGCGGCGGGCGCGTACAAGCATTTCGACTTCGAGAACGACGACGGGATGCGCTCGCTGTTTCGAACCGCGCTCCAGTACCTGCGGGGCGTTCCACACGACTACTACGGCGTCGACGTGCTCGACGTGCGTACCACGCTCACGAACGCGCTGGACGATCCGACAGCGCTGGAGGGGTGGAAGATCCGGCTGGACGATGACCTGCCCGAAGCGACAGCGGAGGACTACGACCACGCCGAGCGCATCGAGTAG
- a CDS encoding DUF7116 family protein, which yields MGTVNTQLVEEAREVFTRLGYTVSGDGTEFTAERGWKAVRVTTLTEPAEPPKSGGLHCFVTRQPDARELRRRLSRSDPDYDWAIISVENNDYEVIRAPPGPAATA from the coding sequence ATGGGTACTGTTAACACCCAACTCGTCGAGGAGGCCAGAGAGGTTTTCACCCGCTTAGGATACACCGTCTCGGGCGACGGAACGGAGTTCACCGCCGAGCGCGGCTGGAAGGCAGTCCGGGTAACGACACTCACGGAGCCTGCCGAGCCGCCGAAGTCGGGCGGGCTACACTGTTTCGTGACGCGACAGCCGGACGCCCGCGAACTCCGTCGTCGGCTATCCCGATCCGATCCGGACTACGACTGGGCGATCATCTCGGTGGAGAACAACGACTACGAGGTGATCCGGGCGCCACCGGGCCCCGCGGCAACAGCGTAG
- a CDS encoding helix-turn-helix domain-containing protein — MSEGVRAQIEIASPGECPVAAAAADADARIDRIDRASGGRDGVVTEEFAVDSDADVAIEATPVAERDGQTVYRFERDRTEPCACDLVEQTGPPLADVSAADGGLELSFRAVDVAEVRAVVAALGDAFDGVRLRSLGHGSDADDADAVLVDRSVLTERQRRVLRRAYELGYFEYPKGANASEVADELGIARSTFTEHLAAAQSKLYEAILSIER, encoded by the coding sequence ATGAGCGAAGGTGTGCGCGCACAGATCGAGATCGCATCGCCCGGCGAGTGTCCGGTCGCCGCGGCGGCGGCAGACGCCGACGCCCGGATCGACAGGATCGACCGCGCCTCGGGCGGCCGCGACGGCGTCGTTACCGAGGAGTTCGCAGTCGACAGTGACGCCGACGTAGCAATCGAGGCGACGCCAGTCGCAGAGCGCGACGGCCAGACGGTGTATCGCTTCGAGCGCGACCGGACCGAACCGTGCGCGTGCGATCTCGTCGAGCAAACGGGGCCGCCACTGGCCGACGTGAGCGCCGCCGACGGCGGGCTCGAACTGTCGTTTCGGGCGGTCGACGTTGCGGAGGTTCGGGCGGTCGTCGCGGCGCTTGGCGACGCGTTCGACGGCGTCCGATTGCGGTCGCTCGGGCACGGGAGCGACGCTGACGACGCCGACGCCGTGCTCGTCGATCGCTCGGTGTTAACCGAGCGCCAGCGACGCGTTCTCCGGCGCGCTTACGAACTGGGCTACTTCGAGTACCCGAAAGGCGCCAACGCCAGCGAAGTCGCCGACGAACTGGGTATCGCGCGCTCGACGTTCACCGAACACCTCGCGGCTGCCCAGTCGAAACTCTACGAGGCTATCCTCTCGATCGAACGCTGA
- a CDS encoding mechanosensitive ion channel family protein — translation MTAGLTRAVLAQLPPRIAPVVSAVAEAVPSDVWNLVEAGLVLLVGWYVSKLVVRSVGRMIARQFKRPSITQTVLRGIRVSVLLVAVAIAGRIVGFQPGNILLSVTVFSAVVAVILAPIVGSVISGLFVLADQPFEIGDMIELTDNNGGQKGFVEDITLRYTKMFTLDNTFIVVPNSTIRERDVVNYSAEDERTRQSLSVLVTYESDLAEARRLFERSARQVDNVIPGGPGIRVGSARYDAAPTCFIDEYADHGVLLTLRYWLQEPYKLLVARSQIQENLWEELDGADVEFAYPHSHLVFDETSGQANVSVSQQGGRMAATGRPADRDRAGGAGRQAVGPTRDVAETSDADSEATADHTEPEAPSDDADSNAQ, via the coding sequence ATGACTGCCGGCCTCACGCGGGCTGTCCTCGCTCAGCTCCCGCCCCGGATCGCTCCCGTCGTCAGCGCCGTCGCGGAGGCGGTTCCGAGCGATGTCTGGAACCTCGTCGAGGCCGGGCTAGTGTTGCTCGTCGGCTGGTACGTCTCCAAGCTGGTCGTCCGGTCGGTCGGCCGGATGATCGCTCGCCAGTTCAAGCGCCCGAGCATCACCCAGACGGTGCTCCGAGGTATCCGCGTGAGCGTCCTACTCGTCGCGGTGGCCATCGCCGGCCGGATCGTCGGCTTCCAGCCGGGCAACATCCTGCTGTCAGTGACGGTGTTCTCGGCGGTCGTCGCCGTCATCCTCGCACCGATCGTGGGGTCGGTGATCAGCGGCCTGTTCGTGCTCGCCGATCAGCCCTTCGAGATCGGGGACATGATCGAGCTCACCGACAACAACGGCGGTCAGAAGGGGTTCGTCGAGGACATCACGCTCCGGTACACGAAGATGTTCACGCTGGACAACACCTTCATCGTCGTCCCGAACTCGACGATCCGCGAACGGGACGTTGTCAACTACTCGGCCGAGGACGAGCGGACTCGCCAGTCGCTGTCGGTACTCGTGACCTACGAGAGCGACCTCGCGGAGGCGCGACGCCTGTTCGAGCGTTCGGCGCGGCAGGTCGACAACGTCATTCCCGGCGGGCCGGGAATCCGGGTCGGCAGCGCGCGCTACGACGCCGCCCCGACCTGCTTTATCGACGAGTACGCGGACCACGGCGTGTTGCTGACGCTTCGCTACTGGCTGCAGGAACCGTACAAGCTACTGGTCGCGCGCTCGCAGATCCAAGAGAACCTCTGGGAGGAACTCGACGGCGCCGACGTGGAGTTTGCGTACCCCCACTCGCATCTGGTGTTCGACGAGACGAGCGGGCAGGCGAACGTCTCGGTGTCCCAGCAGGGCGGACGGATGGCCGCCACAGGGCGACCTGCTGATCGGGACCGAGCAGGCGGAGCCGGTCGGCAGGCAGTTGGTCCCACCAGAGACGTTGCCGAGACAAGCGACGCCGACTCGGAAGCGACAGCAGATCACACCGAGCCGGAAGCACCGTCGGACGACGCCGATTCCAACGCTCAGTAA
- a CDS encoding oligosaccharide flippase family protein — protein MNTDRVLDGLKATLVARACKMVANAALLVLLANVFLTPREYGLLFLALSIVGVAKLLGSLGLGRSAAYFVTKFSESDPGQVPAVIRISLTYRLLLVGVVAGALALGSGLLGTALGEPALAPVLVVGAGYLVASSIHSFNANLFQAFNRVPVSGAVNVVQQVVRAICVIGLVAAGGGVVAAIFGYLLGAAVSALLGGAILYRRFYADHEDDGGDPELRSRILRYSVPLTASSAANVLDKRIDTVLIGYFLTPVDVSFYVLSKQVSEFALVPAGALGFSVSPTFGEEKAKGTLARAGRLYESSLQYVLLLYVPAAVGIALVAGPLLRYGVGREYLGAVPVLQLFGIYVLFQAITNVTTQSLDYLGRARERAIAKGVTSVANVLLNVALIPAYGVVGAAAATVVTFGAYTAGNVFLIHQELPLDTRTLATTAAASGLISGGMGAAVLWLRPHVTGVVTLLGVVALGVGIWAVLATVSGLLKPRRAASMLR, from the coding sequence ATGAACACCGATCGGGTGCTCGACGGGCTGAAAGCGACGCTCGTCGCGCGGGCGTGCAAGATGGTCGCCAACGCGGCGTTGCTGGTGCTGCTTGCGAACGTGTTTCTCACGCCCCGGGAGTACGGACTGCTGTTTCTCGCGCTCTCGATCGTCGGCGTCGCAAAGCTCCTCGGAAGTCTCGGTCTCGGCCGCTCGGCCGCCTATTTCGTCACGAAGTTCAGCGAATCCGATCCCGGGCAGGTTCCAGCGGTGATCCGCATCTCGCTGACCTACCGACTCCTGTTGGTTGGCGTCGTTGCGGGAGCGCTCGCACTCGGGAGCGGTCTGCTGGGGACGGCGCTCGGTGAGCCGGCGCTCGCCCCGGTACTGGTCGTCGGTGCCGGCTATCTGGTCGCCAGTTCGATCCACTCGTTCAACGCGAACCTCTTTCAGGCGTTCAACCGCGTCCCGGTGAGCGGTGCGGTCAACGTCGTCCAGCAGGTCGTGCGCGCGATCTGTGTGATCGGGCTCGTCGCGGCCGGCGGCGGCGTCGTCGCGGCGATTTTCGGCTACCTTCTCGGTGCGGCAGTGTCCGCGCTGCTCGGCGGCGCGATCCTCTATCGGCGGTTCTACGCCGACCACGAGGACGATGGGGGCGACCCCGAGCTTCGAAGCCGCATCCTGCGCTACAGCGTCCCGCTAACCGCCAGTAGCGCGGCAAACGTCCTCGACAAGCGCATCGACACCGTGCTGATCGGGTACTTCCTGACGCCCGTCGACGTGAGTTTCTACGTCCTCAGCAAGCAGGTCTCGGAGTTCGCGCTCGTCCCGGCGGGCGCGCTCGGATTCTCCGTCTCGCCGACGTTCGGGGAGGAAAAGGCAAAGGGGACGCTCGCCCGGGCCGGCAGGCTCTACGAGTCGTCGCTCCAGTACGTGCTGTTGTTGTACGTTCCCGCGGCGGTCGGAATCGCCCTCGTCGCAGGGCCGCTACTCCGCTACGGCGTCGGACGCGAGTATCTCGGGGCGGTCCCCGTGCTCCAACTGTTCGGCATCTACGTCCTGTTTCAGGCGATCACGAATGTCACGACACAGAGCCTCGATTACCTCGGCCGGGCCCGCGAGCGCGCGATCGCAAAGGGCGTGACCTCGGTGGCGAACGTCCTGCTCAACGTCGCGTTGATCCCCGCGTACGGCGTCGTCGGCGCCGCCGCGGCGACCGTCGTTACCTTCGGCGCCTACACCGCTGGCAACGTCTTCCTCATCCATCAAGAACTGCCACTGGATACCCGAACGCTAGCGACGACGGCGGCGGCCTCGGGGCTCATCAGCGGCGGCATGGGCGCGGCGGTGCTGTGGCTTCGGCCCCACGTCACGGGCGTCGTGACTCTGCTCGGCGTCGTGGCGCTCGGCGTCGGCATCTGGGCGGTACTCGCCACGGTGAGTGGGCTGTTGAAGCCGCGGCGAGCGGCCTCCATGCTACGATGA
- a CDS encoding glycosyltransferase family 4 protein, which yields MEFGFYHEAAGTRHASGIAIYVQRMAAELADDHEVYLYTEAGETTPLLRDSGVELIEIPPFEGRLADAADRVVPLSRQNLSKIAMAARSAWGDVVSHIDEHVDVLCTFQFMDDLLISRLVDAEVVYLIHGVENVGVGAKARDRLTAATADVANTADTARKVREKLGYHVDHVVRPGVDVDLFRPDAPPAFDAEERTVLFVGRFVDRKGVFDLVDAFAPHADDATLRLVGRGDADAVHEAARERGIAESVVVDGVVPHDDLPGYYTAADVFCLPSHAESFGMVNLEAMACGTPVVSTDLPGIREYAVDDDNAVLVRPESRVELSDALGELLESPERRTRLGERGRQTALSLSWGRQATRLADFCRETVGQQPDADTDRRPTGPLPVQ from the coding sequence ATGGAATTCGGCTTCTATCACGAAGCGGCCGGCACGCGACACGCAAGCGGCATCGCGATCTACGTCCAGCGGATGGCCGCCGAGCTGGCCGACGATCACGAGGTGTACCTCTACACCGAAGCCGGCGAGACGACGCCGCTGCTGCGCGATTCCGGCGTCGAGCTGATCGAGATACCGCCGTTCGAGGGACGGCTGGCAGACGCCGCGGATCGGGTCGTCCCCCTGAGCAGGCAGAACCTCTCGAAGATCGCCATGGCGGCCCGGTCAGCGTGGGGGGACGTGGTCTCGCACATCGACGAGCACGTCGACGTGCTCTGTACGTTCCAGTTCATGGACGACCTGTTGATCTCGCGGCTGGTCGACGCCGAAGTCGTCTATCTGATCCACGGCGTCGAGAACGTCGGCGTCGGTGCGAAGGCCCGCGACCGACTCACCGCCGCGACGGCCGACGTTGCAAACACCGCAGACACCGCCCGTAAGGTCCGCGAGAAACTGGGCTACCACGTCGATCACGTCGTCCGGCCGGGAGTCGACGTGGACCTGTTTCGGCCCGACGCGCCGCCGGCGTTCGATGCCGAAGAGCGGACGGTGCTGTTCGTCGGCCGGTTCGTCGATCGCAAGGGCGTGTTCGATCTCGTCGACGCCTTCGCTCCCCACGCCGACGACGCGACGCTGCGGCTGGTCGGGCGCGGCGACGCCGACGCCGTCCACGAGGCAGCGCGCGAGCGCGGCATCGCCGAGTCGGTCGTCGTCGACGGCGTCGTTCCCCACGACGATCTGCCGGGCTACTACACTGCTGCCGACGTGTTCTGTCTTCCGTCTCACGCCGAGAGCTTCGGGATGGTCAACCTCGAAGCGATGGCCTGTGGGACACCCGTCGTCTCGACCGACCTACCGGGGATCCGCGAGTACGCCGTGGACGACGACAACGCAGTGCTGGTCCGGCCCGAAAGCCGGGTCGAACTGTCGGACGCGCTCGGCGAGCTGCTCGAATCGCCGGAGCGCCGTACTCGACTGGGCGAGCGTGGCCGTCAGACCGCGCTCTCGCTGTCGTGGGGGCGTCAGGCCACGCGGCTCGCCGACTTCTGCCGGGAAACTGTCGGCCAGCAGCCCGACGCCGATACCGATCGACGCCCCACCGGCCCGCTCCCGGTGCAGTAG
- a CDS encoding dodecin — protein MVFKKITLIGTSTESFDAAADNALDRAESTLDNIHWAEVEELGVEVASADDREYQAEVVVAFQLDE, from the coding sequence ATGGTCTTCAAGAAGATCACGCTGATCGGCACGAGCACCGAGAGCTTCGACGCCGCCGCCGACAACGCGCTCGACCGAGCCGAATCGACGCTCGACAACATCCACTGGGCGGAGGTAGAAGAACTCGGCGTCGAGGTCGCATCGGCCGACGATCGAGAGTACCAAGCCGAGGTCGTGGTCGCGTTCCAGCTCGACGAGTAA
- a CDS encoding HesB/IscA family protein produces the protein MSTDAASGGEGQPSIEVTQAAAERALALLEQEEMDTDEAGLRLFVQQGGCAGLSYGMRFDRDPDEDDTIYEHHDLRVFVDPASLNYVEGSVVDFEDGLQAEGFHVENPNVVSECGCGESFRT, from the coding sequence ATGAGTACTGACGCGGCGTCCGGCGGGGAGGGCCAGCCGTCGATCGAGGTGACACAGGCGGCCGCCGAGCGTGCGCTCGCGCTGCTCGAACAGGAGGAGATGGACACGGACGAGGCCGGACTCCGGCTGTTCGTCCAACAGGGCGGCTGTGCAGGGCTGTCCTACGGGATGCGCTTCGACCGCGACCCCGACGAGGACGACACGATCTACGAGCACCACGACCTGCGCGTGTTCGTCGATCCGGCGAGCCTCAACTACGTCGAGGGCAGCGTCGTCGACTTCGAGGACGGCCTGCAAGCTGAAGGGTTCCACGTGGAGAATCCGAACGTCGTCAGCGAATGTGGCTGTGGCGAGTCGTTCCGGACCTGA
- a CDS encoding DUF5816 domain-containing protein produces the protein METHTTPDGETVYVATDEGDRGSKAPFYVAYVTPDRERKYGWFCGECETVDNAMDAMGRIQCNRCDNLRKPTEWDAAHE, from the coding sequence ATGGAGACGCATACGACGCCCGACGGAGAGACGGTCTACGTTGCCACCGACGAGGGCGACCGCGGCTCGAAAGCGCCCTTTTACGTCGCCTACGTGACGCCCGACCGCGAGCGCAAGTACGGCTGGTTCTGCGGTGAGTGCGAGACCGTCGACAACGCGATGGACGCGATGGGCCGGATCCAGTGTAACCGCTGTGACAACCTCCGGAAGCCGACCGAGTGGGACGCGGCCCACGAGTAA
- a CDS encoding universal stress protein: MSHVVVPVRYPLTVHSKNTLSKAIEIARERDAELTVLHVDLYHNSHNVTRSELKQSVEAAFDTPRKVRYAVRKGFLVEETILEEVASEAADVVVIGHKQAGRWRSMIRKLVDDPDVESYLRDRVDCELVTVRAN; the protein is encoded by the coding sequence ATGAGTCACGTCGTGGTCCCGGTGCGGTATCCGCTGACCGTCCACTCGAAGAACACGCTCTCGAAGGCGATCGAGATCGCACGCGAGCGGGACGCCGAACTGACCGTCCTCCACGTCGACCTGTACCACAACAGCCACAACGTGACGCGCTCGGAGCTCAAACAATCGGTCGAAGCGGCCTTCGACACGCCCCGCAAAGTCAGATACGCGGTCAGAAAGGGATTCTTAGTCGAGGAGACGATCCTCGAAGAGGTCGCCTCGGAAGCCGCCGACGTGGTCGTCATCGGCCACAAACAGGCCGGGCGCTGGCGCAGTATGATCCGCAAGCTCGTCGACGACCCGGATGTCGAAAGCTACCTCCGCGACCGCGTCGACTGCGAGCTCGTTACTGTTCGGGCGAACTGA
- a CDS encoding bifunctional metallophosphatase/5'-nucleotidase, whose translation MALRLLHYSDVENAYDAPERIGRLAGAIERRRDSETVLAGTGDNTAPGVLSLVTDGRQALDFFAEIDPDVDTFGNHDFDHGYDGLRRLVDESPQTWVSANVELDGQRFGADAGAEPWTVVEAGPHEVGVVGVTTPTTPSITPTASDLTVTKPIPAVADAAAELRDRGVDYVVVLAHMADDERIAAECDVDAVLGGHTHTERVARVGGAVLTRPAANGESLYEITFDGDEPAARRHAVADAPIDEAVAAALRERKTAADLDTVVDTVARPVERTHETAFRGESRVGNFVADAYRWASDADVGLQNSGGIRAGEPLSGEVTVADLISVVPFEEPIVVAEVSGAELRSICRQASGSTVELGEPEWWHAHVSGAEIVWDGAEAALETVRVDGAPVAPDATYTVATSEYLLGTDHEFPALDASHRVETLDIQYDVLVEYARERGVDPAIEGRVRRLGVDTPATTDGGDTAGSSGATGTVRPADDE comes from the coding sequence ATGGCCCTCCGACTTCTCCACTACTCCGACGTGGAAAACGCCTACGACGCGCCAGAGCGGATCGGCCGACTCGCGGGCGCGATCGAGCGGCGCCGCGACTCGGAGACGGTGCTTGCCGGCACCGGTGACAACACCGCTCCGGGCGTGCTGTCGCTGGTCACCGACGGGCGACAGGCGCTCGATTTCTTCGCGGAGATCGATCCCGATGTCGACACCTTCGGCAACCACGACTTCGATCACGGCTACGACGGACTTCGGCGACTCGTCGACGAGTCACCACAGACGTGGGTCTCCGCGAACGTCGAACTCGACGGGCAGCGCTTCGGTGCCGACGCCGGCGCCGAGCCGTGGACCGTCGTCGAGGCCGGACCGCACGAGGTCGGCGTCGTCGGCGTCACGACGCCGACGACCCCCTCGATCACGCCGACGGCGAGCGATCTCACCGTGACGAAGCCGATCCCCGCCGTCGCGGACGCCGCCGCCGAGCTACGCGACCGGGGCGTCGACTACGTCGTCGTGCTGGCGCACATGGCCGACGACGAGCGGATCGCCGCCGAGTGCGACGTCGACGCCGTGCTCGGTGGCCACACCCACACCGAGCGCGTCGCCAGAGTCGGCGGCGCCGTGTTGACCCGCCCCGCCGCCAACGGCGAGTCCCTCTACGAGATCACTTTCGACGGCGACGAACCGGCCGCACGGCGCCACGCCGTCGCCGACGCGCCCATCGACGAGGCCGTCGCAGCGGCGCTGCGCGAGCGCAAGACCGCGGCGGACCTCGATACGGTCGTCGACACGGTCGCACGGCCGGTCGAGCGCACCCACGAGACGGCGTTTCGCGGCGAGAGCCGCGTCGGCAACTTCGTCGCCGACGCCTACCGGTGGGCCAGCGACGCCGATGTCGGCCTCCAGAACAGCGGCGGCATCCGCGCCGGCGAACCGCTTTCCGGCGAGGTGACGGTCGCGGACCTGATCAGCGTCGTTCCCTTCGAGGAGCCGATCGTCGTCGCCGAGGTTTCCGGCGCCGAACTCCGGTCGATCTGCCGGCAGGCCAGCGGCTCGACCGTCGAACTCGGCGAGCCGGAGTGGTGGCACGCCCACGTCAGCGGCGCCGAAATCGTCTGGGACGGCGCCGAAGCCGCGCTGGAGACGGTCCGGGTCGACGGCGCTCCGGTCGCTCCAGACGCCACCTACACCGTGGCGACCTCCGAGTATCTGCTCGGGACCGATCACGAGTTTCCCGCGCTCGACGCCTCTCACCGCGTCGAGACGCTCGACATCCAGTACGACGTGCTCGTCGAGTACGCCCGCGAGCGCGGCGTCGACCCGGCCATCGAGGGGCGGGTCCGTCGCCTCGGCGTCGATACGCCGGCGACCACCGACGGGGGCGACACAGCGGGATCGTCAGGCGCTACCGGGACGGTGCGGCCGGCTGACGACGAGTGA